The following are encoded together in the Lactuca sativa cultivar Salinas chromosome 1, Lsat_Salinas_v11, whole genome shotgun sequence genome:
- the LOC111896265 gene encoding UPF0051 protein ABCI8, chloroplastic has product MASLVTNGVFSTFSPQPISETPKISKGSSSKTEISCKTPKSKSHNSRFLKLRADAKTIQSETVAEGNSSNSSSVDDDPLQKFLKRDYKWGFSQEIDSFTIPKGLSEETIRLISSRKNEPDWMLEFRLNSYHKFLQMTEPKWSDNDYPKIDFQNLCYYSEPKKKPTLNSLDEADPELLKYFDKLGIPLSEKNRLANVAVDAVLDSVSIATTHRKTLEKSGVIFCSISEAIKDHPDKVKKYLGKVVSSDDNFYAALNSAVFSDGSFVYIPKDTKCPMQISTYFRINAMETGQFERTLIIADDRSFVEYLEGCTAPSYDTNQLHAAVVELHCNEEAEIKYSTVQNWYAGDENGRGGIFNFVTKRGLCAGRKSKISWTQVETGSAITWKYPSVVLEGDDSVGEFYSVALTNNMQQADTGTKMIHKGKNTKSRIISKGISAGNSRNCYRGLVQVQSRADNARNSSQCDSMLIGDKAAANTYPYIQAKNPSARIEHEASTSKIGEDQLFYFQQRGIDYERAMAAMISGFCRDVFNELPDEFGAEVNQLMSIKLENSVG; this is encoded by the exons ATGGCTTCTCTCGTCACAAATGGAGTCTTTTCAACCTTTTCTCCACAACCCATCTCAGAAACCCCTAAAATCTCAAAAGGATcatcttcaaaaaccgaaatttCTTGTAAAACACCGAAGTCAAAGTCCCACAATTCCAGGTTCTTGAAGCTCAGAGCTGATGCAAAAACAATCCAATCAGAGACAGTCGCTGAAGGTAATTCTTCAAATTCATCTTCAGTCGATGACGACCCACTTCAGAAATTTCTTAAAAGAGATTACAAATGGGGATTCAGTCAAGAAATTGATTCGTTCACGATCCCTAAAGGGCTTTCCGAAGAAACAATCAGGCTAATTTCATCAAGGAAAAACGAACCTGATTGGATGCTTGAGTTTAGATTGAATTCTTATCATAAATTCCTTCAAATGACGGAGCCAAAATGGTCCGATAACGATTACCCCAAAATCGATTTCCAAAACCTGTGTTACTATTCAGAACCCAAAAAGAAACCAACTTTGAATAGCCTCGATGAAGCCGACCCAGAACTCCTCAAGTACTTCGACAAATTGGGTATCCCTCTAAGCGAAAAGAACCGTCTAGCAAACGTCGCTGTGGATGCTGTTCTCGACAGCGTTTCAATCGCCACAACTCATAGAAAAACATTAGAGAAATCCGGGGTAATCTTTTGTTCAATTTCCGAAGCCATTAAAGACCACCCGGACAAAGTCAAAAAATATCTAGGAAAAGTCGTTTCCTCAGATGATAACTTCTACGCTGCTTTGAATTCAGCTGTATTTAGTGACGGATCCTTCGTATACATCCCTAAAGACACCAAATGCCCGATGCAAATCTCAACTTATTTCCGTATAAACGCCATGGAAACCGGTCAATTTGAACGAACTCTTATCATAGCAGATGATCGAAGCTTTGTTGAGTATCTAGAAGGTTGCACTGCTCCTTCTTATGACACGAATCAGCTCCATGCAGCTGTTGTTGAACTCCATTGTAACGAAGAAGCTGAAATCAAATACTCCACAGTTCAAAACTGGTATGCGGGTGATGAAAACGGGCGGGGCGGGATCTTTAACTTTGTGACAAAACGTGGCCTTTGTGCGGGTCGAAAATCCAAGATCTCTTGGACCCAAGTGGAGACCGGGTCTGCAATTACATGGAAATACCCGAGTGTTGTTTTGGAAGGTGATGATTCTGTGGGTGAGTTTTATTCGGTTGCTTTGACTAATAATATGCAACAGGCGGATACGGGTACAAAGATGATTCATAAGGGGAAGAATACAAAAAGTCGGATTATTTCAAAGGGGATTTCAGCTGGAAATTCAAGGAATTGTTATAGGGGACTTGTTCAGGTTCAATCAAGAGCTGATAATGCAAGGAATTCTTCTCAATGTGATTCTATGCTTATTGGTGATAAAGCTGCTGCTAACACTTACCCTTACATCCAG GCGAAAAATCCATCTGCACGAATAGAACATGAAGCAAGCACTTCGAAAATTGGAGAAGACCAACTCTTTTATTTTCAGCAAAGAGGGATTGACTATGAACGTGCCATGGCTGCAATGATTTCTGGGTTTTGTAGGGATGTTTTCAATGAGCTTCCAGATGAATTTGGTGCTGAAGTCAATCAGTTGATGAGCATAAAGCTTGAAAACTCAGTtggttaa